A single region of the Hevea brasiliensis isolate MT/VB/25A 57/8 unplaced genomic scaffold, ASM3005281v1 Scaf13, whole genome shotgun sequence genome encodes:
- the LOC131176484 gene encoding uncharacterized protein LOC131176484 — MRLLNLRFFPVLRFPLCMKHSHGSFVQRVPNLHSLPVVLLLAVIQMDNRVIEEEVEEELQQSNQRNGEASSNPDSRGVICYYCHEPGHTKYNCPQLQRKNQRSQMANMAAEDSTVSSSEKTVLVSAEDFAQFSQYQASLKPTSSPITAIAESGKSTTCLVSSSSKWVIDSGATDHMTGSYDEADYW, encoded by the exons atgagactgctaaatctcagattctttccagttctgagatttcctctttgcatgaaacattcacacgggtccttcgtacagagagtacccaatcttcacagcctgccagtagtgctcttattagccgtaatccaaatggacaacagggtaatagaagaggaagtagaggaggaattacagcaaagtaatcagcgtaatggagaggctagttctaatccggactcaagaggagtcatttgttattattgtcatgagcctggccatacaaaatataattgtccgcagcttcagaggaaaaatcagcgatcacagatggcaaatatggcagcagaggattctacggtatcttcctctgagaaaactgttttggtatctgcagaagattttgcacagttttcccagtatcaggcatctctaaagcctaccagttcccctatcactgcgatcgctgagtcaggtaaatccactacatgccttgtgtcttcctcatccaaatgggttattgattctggtgcaacagatcacatgacag gatcttacgacgaagcagattattggtag